Genomic DNA from Catellatospora sp. TT07R-123:
GCCCGTCCGCGCGCAGTCGGGCCGCCAGCGCCGATGCCGCGCCGCACAGCTCGCCGTAGGTCACGGTGGTGTCCCACTGGCGGACCGCGACCGCGTCGGGCCGGCGCGCGGCCTGGTCGGCGACCAGGTCGGGGAACCGGCGGTCGGGGAACTCCCGCACCTCGCCCTGTGCCATCAGCGTCGTCTCCTCACCGGGTGTGCCGCGCGGGCGCGGGGTCGCGGACTGCCATCCGCAGTTCGCTGAAGTAGCGCCGTCCCGCCGCGTCGGGCACCCATGCCTGTGCCGGGGTGGGCAGCAGTTCGGTGACCGTCAGCGGGACCGCGGGCCCGCCGTCGCGGGAGGCGGCGCGCACCATCGCGGCGAACGCGGCCACGTACGCGGGGCTGGTGAAGTCCACGTAGCAGGGCTTGATCTCCGTGCCGACCCGGACGAACACCTGTTCGGGCAGGCCGAGCCGGTCGCGCCAGGCCCGTACCGCGAGGTAGCGGGCGGCCTCGTCGGCGCGTGGGGCGTCCAGGCCGCAGTCGCCGACGGTGGTGCGCCAGGTCTCGCGGTGCACCGTCAGCCGGCCGATGCTGACCCGGGGCGTGTGCGGGCCGTCGGCGACGACCTTGAAAGCGTTGACCGCCCGCGCCGACAGGAACGCGCCGAACAGCTCGATCAGCGGCCAGCCACGCCCGTCCGGCGCGTGCGCGACGAGCTCGCCGTCCACGAGCGACACCGTCACCGCGGCCAGCGGCAGCACCTGCGCCGGGTCGGGCACGGGCGCCGGGGTGTACGCCAACCGCACGTCCTGCGGGCCGTCGAGCGTGAACGCCATCCGGGCCGTGAACTCGGGGAAGTCCGGCGGGTACAGCAGCACGACCCGGTCGCCCAGATCCCGGTGCAGCGCGCCGCGCAGCGCACCGGGCTGCGGGTGGAACCGGGTGAAGATGCCGTTGTCGTTGGTGAGCCAGGCGACGTGGACCTCACCGAGCACCGCCGTGAACTCCCCGCGGACCAGTTCTTCGACGCTGCCGGCGCACAGGTGCAGGTCGGGGCTGTGCAGCCGGGCGGCCCGCCAGCCGGGCGCGGCCGCGCCGAACTCCCGCGCCACCGCGTTCGCGACCTCACCCGGGTCCAGTGTGATCGGGCCGTCGGCGTCGCCGTGCAGGCCGAGCAGCGCCGTCCAGCGGGCGGTGAAGTCGGCCAGCACGTCGGCTACCGGCCCGGTGCCGAAGATGACCCCGCGGGCCGGGTCGAACAGGTCGCCCAGCGCGACCGGCCCGTCGGCGGCGGCCTCGTCGTACAGTTCGCGCAGCGTGGCGGTGAACGCGTCCGCCATGGCGGCGGTCAGCCACCGTGCCGCCGCCAGCAGCGGCACCAGCGTCTCGGCGAGCAGCGACAGCACCGGTTCGCCGACGGCGACGTCGAGGTCGCGAACCG
This window encodes:
- a CDS encoding lantibiotic dehydratase translates to MPEPDALVPLGKTGWQVWRSAVLRAPGFPASGLDLLAAPDCAAHTDAYLAGDLDRAGFDAAFATATARLSEQLAEIAADPLFREAVTWQSLNSVEALDGIARTGPRAARNSSHRQREIVVTRYWQRYCGKNDTIGYFGPVCWATMSDDDTAVRVTAGPGLVRERVVDLEWRALTAYADRLAADPRMRPWLPVTRRPDLALDGANLLEAGMVPRPLPPASAALLAACDGRAAHEAVAAALADPRAGFRKDADAYLALAQLAEQGLLRWGIDLPLTIGAEQELRRRLATLGDPDLREEALAGLARLLTARDGLAAAAGDAAAVRAAMRHLQDEFVAVTAAAAVHRPGATYVGRGLAYEEAVRDLDVAVGEPVLSLLAETLVPLLAAARWLTAAMADAFTATLRELYDEAAADGPVALGDLFDPARGVIFGTGPVADVLADFTARWTALLGLHGDADGPITLDPGEVANAVAREFGAAAPGWRAARLHSPDLHLCAGSVEELVRGEFTAVLGEVHVAWLTNDNGIFTRFHPQPGALRGALHRDLGDRVVLLYPPDFPEFTARMAFTLDGPQDVRLAYTPAPVPDPAQVLPLAAVTVSLVDGELVAHAPDGRGWPLIELFGAFLSARAVNAFKVVADGPHTPRVSIGRLTVHRETWRTTVGDCGLDAPRADEAARYLAVRAWRDRLGLPEQVFVRVGTEIKPCYVDFTSPAYVAAFAAMVRAASRDGGPAVPLTVTELLPTPAQAWVPDAAGRRYFSELRMAVRDPAPARHTR